In one window of Romboutsia hominis DNA:
- a CDS encoding DegV family protein has product MKRVKIITDSSCDLNKDTIEKYDIGIVKLNVSFGEDVYEDGDIEKSEFYKMMDNSNELPKTSCPSPEKFVKHYDCKEEEILVLTLTSKLSATYSTALLAKNMFLEENNKKIEIIDTLNGSIGQGLLVVKACELAEEGKSLEEIVTEIEKLKNEVIFFGALDTLENAIKGGRVNPLAGKIINALNFKIIIQVIDGVVKPVDKARGDNNCIKKVIDSVSKYINDDKKSLAIAHSNCIEKAEKIKEIMKDKYDFKNITISEVGSVMGTYTSKGAILISIL; this is encoded by the coding sequence ATGAAAAGGGTAAAAATAATAACAGATAGCTCATGTGATTTAAATAAAGATACAATAGAAAAATATGATATAGGCATAGTAAAACTTAATGTTTCTTTTGGAGAAGATGTTTATGAAGATGGAGACATAGAAAAAAGTGAATTTTATAAAATGATGGATAATTCTAATGAACTTCCAAAAACTTCTTGTCCATCTCCTGAAAAGTTTGTAAAGCATTATGACTGCAAGGAAGAGGAAATTTTAGTACTTACATTAACATCTAAATTATCAGCTACATACTCAACAGCATTGCTTGCTAAAAATATGTTTTTAGAAGAAAACAACAAAAAGATTGAAATAATAGATACATTAAATGGCTCAATTGGTCAAGGATTATTAGTTGTTAAAGCATGTGAATTAGCAGAGGAAGGAAAATCCCTTGAGGAAATAGTTACTGAAATTGAAAAATTAAAAAATGAAGTTATATTTTTTGGAGCACTAGATACTCTAGAAAATGCTATAAAGGGAGGAAGAGTAAATCCTTTAGCTGGAAAAATAATAAATGCTCTTAATTTTAAGATTATAATACAGGTAATAGATGGTGTAGTTAAACCAGTAGATAAAGCAAGAGGAGATAATAATTGTATAAAAAAAGTAATAGATAGTGTAAGTAAATATATAAATGATGATAAAAAATCATTAGCAATAGCACATTCAAATTGTATAGAAAAAGCAGAAAAAATAAAAGAGATAATGAAAGATAAATATGATTTTAAAAATATAACTATAAGTGAAGTTGGATCAGTTATGGGAACATATACTTCAAAAGGTGCAATACTTATAAGCATATTATAG
- a CDS encoding rhodanese-like domain-containing protein: protein MAYINIDNKKLKELMKKEDTILIDIRTREEYEENNIENSINIPLNNLLFEIDELEEYKEKNVIVYCRSGHRSITACNLLHMEGFNKLYNLEKGIIGL, encoded by the coding sequence ATGGCTTATATAAATATAGATAATAAAAAATTAAAAGAATTAATGAAAAAAGAGGATACTATATTAATTGATATAAGGACAAGGGAAGAATATGAAGAGAATAATATAGAAAACTCTATAAATATACCATTAAATAATTTATTATTTGAGATAGATGAATTAGAAGAATACAAAGAAAAAAATGTTATTGTTTACTGTAGAAGTGGACATAGAAGTATAACAGCATGTAATCTACTTCATATGGAAGGATTCAACAAATTATATAATTTAGAAAAGGGAATAATTGGATTGTAA
- a CDS encoding nitroreductase family protein, translated as MNEVINTINKRVSLRRYKDKMIEKEHLDLIINSAIKAPTAGNMMMYSIIKITNKNTKELLSKTCDNQLFIKNAQVILLFLADMRKWFDYFNICDVKDIKSPGINDFMLGVNDAIIACQNAVLAAESLGIGSCYIGDIMENYEKHKEILDLPSYTFPACMITLGYYPDNFKKIYRDRFEKEYVVFEEKYQRLNEDDLNKMYKYKEEKMIKNNPKNAKNFGELIYKNKISSEFSIEMDRSIKEWIKDFTG; from the coding sequence ATGAATGAAGTAATAAATACTATAAATAAAAGAGTGTCATTAAGAAGATACAAGGATAAAATGATAGAGAAAGAACATTTAGATTTAATAATAAATAGTGCAATAAAAGCGCCAACAGCAGGAAATATGATGATGTATTCTATTATAAAGATAACAAATAAAAATACTAAAGAATTATTAAGTAAAACTTGTGATAATCAGCTATTTATAAAAAATGCACAAGTAATATTATTATTTTTAGCAGATATGAGAAAATGGTTTGACTATTTTAATATATGTGATGTTAAAGATATAAAATCACCTGGAATAAATGATTTTATGTTAGGAGTAAATGATGCTATAATAGCATGTCAAAATGCAGTTTTAGCGGCTGAAAGCCTAGGTATAGGAAGTTGCTATATAGGAGATATTATGGAAAATTATGAAAAGCATAAAGAAATATTAGATTTACCAAGCTATACATTCCCAGCTTGTATGATAACACTAGGCTATTATCCTGATAATTTTAAAAAGATTTATAGAGATAGATTTGAAAAAGAATATGTTGTTTTTGAAGAAAAATACCAAAGATTAAATGAAGATGATTTAAATAAAATGTATAAATATAAAGAAGAAAAAATGATAAAAAATAACCCCAAAAATGCTAAAAACTTTGGCGAATTAATATACAAAAATAAAATTAGTTCAGAATTTTCAATAGAAATGGATAGGTCTATAAAAGAGTGGATAAAAGATTTTACTGGATAA
- the cspC gene encoding bile acid germinant receptor pseudoprotease CspC, producing the protein MEKSYVVVYENLERLEADLNLYNIDEYIILNSQIAAIYVNESFEEETLKSIKSISDWIPSVPMSSLINITDNLESGTSVKIASGIDYVDKNPYISSSGKGCIITIIDSGINYLHPDFLNPDGTTKIVSIWDQESQFGTPPTGLKFGSEFKKDIINEYIRNNDPSLSEDTIGTGTVASGIACGRGNLNREYKGVAVDSELLVIKLREYKDTYKEGKINYGLSDFLAGIKYAIDIAQKEEKNMIINLTLGERSRSVVVTTLLDTFNYLTVSGVIVVSGAGNEGNTDIHYQGQVSSLNDIQDIPIQIGEQKNLDITLSVAGPDKIAAAIISPSGEISYRVVYAPDDYIYRGKFNIENTFYEMRYLYPWIKSATQELTIKLNNVKPGVWTLRLFPEFIIDGLYDAYLPNKNLISNETRFIDPNSFVTITLFGAVSNAITIGAYDDKIDSVWIGSSKGPVRGRPIKPDLLAPGVDIISPSKNGNYTTSTGTGVSSSMISGVVAILMEYVSSQSTFKRNLLFTEVLKTYLMLGARKKDLYIYPNVTRGYGVLDLQNTFIQLAKILR; encoded by the coding sequence ATGGAAAAATCATATGTGGTTGTTTATGAGAATTTAGAACGTTTAGAGGCTGATTTAAATTTATATAACATAGATGAATATATTATACTAAATAGTCAAATAGCAGCAATTTATGTTAATGAAAGTTTTGAAGAAGAAACATTAAAAAGTATAAAAAGCATATCAGATTGGATACCATCAGTACCTATGAGTTCATTAATTAATATAACTGATAATTTAGAAAGTGGAACAAGCGTAAAAATAGCATCAGGTATTGACTATGTTGATAAAAATCCATATATAAGTTCATCAGGAAAAGGATGTATAATTACAATTATAGATTCTGGAATAAATTATCTACATCCTGATTTTTTAAACCCAGACGGTACCACAAAAATAGTATCTATATGGGATCAAGAAAGTCAGTTTGGAACTCCACCAACAGGGCTAAAATTTGGAAGTGAGTTTAAGAAAGATATTATAAATGAATATATAAGAAATAATGACCCAAGTCTAAGTGAAGACACTATTGGAACTGGGACAGTAGCTTCGGGAATAGCATGTGGTAGAGGAAACTTAAACAGAGAATACAAAGGGGTAGCAGTAGATAGTGAATTATTAGTAATAAAGTTAAGAGAATACAAAGATACTTATAAAGAAGGAAAAATTAATTATGGTTTATCAGACTTTTTAGCAGGCATAAAATATGCTATAGATATAGCTCAAAAAGAAGAAAAAAATATGATAATTAATTTAACTTTAGGTGAACGATCAAGGTCTGTAGTAGTAACTACATTATTAGATACTTTTAACTATTTAACAGTAAGTGGTGTAATAGTAGTTAGTGGTGCTGGAAATGAAGGAAATACGGATATACATTACCAAGGACAGGTAAGTAGTTTAAATGATATTCAAGACATACCAATTCAAATTGGAGAGCAAAAAAATTTAGATATAACATTAAGTGTTGCAGGTCCAGATAAAATAGCAGCAGCAATAATATCACCATCAGGAGAAATAAGCTATAGAGTTGTATATGCACCAGATGATTATATATATAGAGGCAAGTTTAATATAGAAAATACATTTTATGAAATGAGATATTTATATCCTTGGATAAAATCAGCGACTCAAGAATTAACAATAAAATTGAATAATGTTAAGCCAGGTGTATGGACTTTAAGGTTATTTCCAGAATTTATTATAGATGGATTGTACGATGCTTATTTACCAAATAAAAACTTAATCTCTAATGAAACTAGATTTATAGATCCAAATTCATTTGTAACTATAACTTTGTTTGGTGCAGTTTCAAATGCAATAACTATAGGAGCATATGATGATAAGATTGATAGTGTATGGATAGGATCATCAAAAGGCCCAGTAAGAGGTAGACCTATAAAGCCAGATTTATTAGCACCAGGGGTTGATATAATATCTCCATCTAAAAACGGGAATTATACAACATCAACGGGGACAGGAGTAAGTAGTTCTATGATAAGTGGGGTTGTAGCTATACTTATGGAATATGTATCAAGTCAGAGTACGTTTAAACGAAATTTATTATTTACAGAAGTTTTAAAAACTTACTTAATGCTTGGAGCAAGAAAGAAAGATTTATATATATATCCAAATGTAACAAGAGGTTATGGAGTACTTGATTTGCAAAATACATTTATACAATTAGCTAAAATATTAAGATGA
- a CDS encoding alpha/beta hydrolase, with the protein MGKDRKERISDDTFSITMELERPLIIDQINKHTEQKEKELRRKNIKRKILITIAIILGISFLGFFIWIGNTYEPGTLAKEALISDKNVEVKIDKNIVFTPKNKDVTKGFIFYPGAKINPEAYAPICKEIAEAGYEVVILKMPLNIAFLGENEASKVMKEYKNITHWVVGGHSLGGVVASSFAAENNLVDGVVLLSSYPMTDKLKNMTKDVVSIWGSKDGVVNFESLIDSKKDLPNNTTYVEIEGANHSYFGDYGLQNGDNEALISEKEQINKTAKSIIKFLKEIN; encoded by the coding sequence ATGGGAAAAGACAGAAAAGAAAGAATATCAGACGATACTTTTAGCATAACTATGGAATTAGAAAGACCACTAATAATAGATCAGATAAATAAGCATACTGAACAAAAGGAAAAAGAATTAAGAAGAAAAAATATCAAAAGAAAAATACTTATAACAATCGCTATAATATTAGGCATATCATTTTTAGGATTTTTTATATGGATAGGAAATACATATGAACCAGGAACATTGGCAAAAGAAGCGTTAATAAGTGATAAGAATGTAGAAGTTAAAATAGATAAAAATATAGTGTTTACTCCAAAAAATAAGGATGTAACTAAAGGGTTTATATTTTATCCAGGAGCTAAAATAAATCCAGAAGCTTATGCACCAATATGCAAAGAGATAGCAGAGGCTGGGTATGAAGTAGTTATATTAAAAATGCCACTTAATATAGCTTTTCTGGGAGAAAATGAAGCTAGTAAAGTAATGAAGGAATATAAAAATATAACACATTGGGTAGTAGGAGGACATTCTTTAGGGGGAGTGGTTGCTTCAAGCTTTGCAGCTGAAAACAACTTAGTAGATGGAGTTGTATTACTTTCATCATATCCTATGACTGATAAGTTAAAAAATATGACAAAAGACGTAGTGTCTATATGGGGAAGTAAGGATGGTGTAGTAAACTTTGAATCACTAATAGATTCTAAAAAAGATTTACCTAACAATACTACTTATGTAGAAATAGAAGGTGCTAATCATTCCTATTTTGGAGATTATGGACTTCAAAATGGAGATAATGAAGCATTAATAAGTGAAAAAGAGCAAATTAACAAAACTGCTAAGAGTATAATTAAATTCTTAAAAGAGATAAATTAA
- the uvsE gene encoding UV DNA damage repair endonuclease UvsE, whose product MRIRLGYVAIALNLPKVTSSSTLTFKRYSSMNSDEERLNKLKKVTYSNIIDLEKILKYNIKNNIHFYRITSNLIPLATHPEVMWDYRKYFKKDFEYIGKIINDNNLRIDIHPDQFNVINTDRESVFLNTSKNLTMQANFLEDINCKDAKMVIHIGGAKGGKEKAIERFITNFKKLPGIVKNKLILENDDKIFTVKDVLYICKILNLPMVLDIHHHNCNNNGENIDRLLNDIFNTWKNEKLQPKIHFSTPREFENDRRHSDYIDAKEFLKFIYLIKDNVNKDVDVMIEAKKKDLALQKLVSDIKDLDKFIVFEDESTIIL is encoded by the coding sequence ATGAGAATAAGGCTAGGATATGTTGCTATAGCACTTAATTTACCAAAAGTAACTTCATCAAGTACTCTTACATTTAAAAGATATTCTAGTATGAATAGTGATGAAGAAAGATTGAACAAATTAAAAAAAGTAACATATTCAAATATAATTGATTTAGAGAAAATATTAAAATATAATATAAAAAATAATATACACTTTTATAGAATAACTTCAAATCTTATACCATTAGCAACTCATCCAGAAGTTATGTGGGACTATAGAAAGTATTTTAAAAAAGATTTTGAATATATAGGTAAGATCATAAATGATAATAACTTAAGAATTGATATTCATCCAGACCAATTTAATGTAATAAATACTGATAGAGAAAGTGTATTTTTAAATACATCTAAGAATTTAACTATGCAAGCTAATTTTTTAGAAGATATAAATTGTAAGGATGCTAAGATGGTTATTCATATTGGTGGAGCAAAGGGAGGAAAAGAAAAAGCTATAGAAAGATTTATAACAAATTTTAAGAAACTTCCAGGTATAGTTAAAAATAAGTTAATCTTAGAAAATGACGATAAAATATTTACTGTAAAAGATGTTTTGTATATATGTAAAATACTGAATTTACCTATGGTTTTAGACATACATCACCATAATTGTAACAATAATGGTGAAAATATAGATAGATTGTTAAATGATATATTTAATACATGGAAAAATGAGAAACTGCAACCTAAGATACATTTTTCTACGCCTAGAGAATTTGAAAATGATAGAAGACATTCTGATTATATAGATGCTAAAGAATTCTTAAAGTTTATATATTTAATAAAAGATAATGTAAATAAGGATGTAGATGTAATGATAGAGGCTAAGAAAAAAGATTTAGCATTACAAAAGTTAGTAAGTGACATAAAAGATTTAGACAAATTTATAGTATTTGAAGATGAAAGTACTATTATATTATAA
- a CDS encoding zinc ribbon domain-containing protein translates to MENIQEKIEGEVSKIKDKIEKSKNKVDLIKEKNSINKIINENQELKSRLFLDMGILIYDKIRKNEIVDTDFDEISNEIVKIDKIIYENMKIIEALNKSMEESICECGNTISKGAKFCAECGKKVELKLEEKEYITCEICNMNIDIDSIYCTCCGNKIN, encoded by the coding sequence ATGGAAAATATACAAGAGAAAATAGAAGGTGAAGTATCAAAGATTAAAGATAAAATAGAAAAGAGTAAAAATAAAGTAGACTTAATAAAAGAAAAAAATAGTATAAATAAGATTATAAATGAAAATCAAGAATTAAAATCAAGGCTATTTTTAGATATGGGGATATTAATTTATGATAAAATAAGAAAAAATGAAATCGTAGATACTGATTTTGATGAGATAAGTAATGAGATAGTAAAAATAGATAAAATAATATATGAAAATATGAAAATAATAGAAGCTTTAAATAAATCTATGGAAGAGAGTATATGTGAATGTGGAAACACAATAAGTAAAGGTGCTAAATTCTGTGCAGAATGTGGCAAAAAAGTAGAACTTAAGCTAGAAGAAAAAGAATATATAACTTGTGAAATATGTAATATGAATATAGATATAGATTCCATATATTGTACATGTTGTGGAAATAAAATAAATTAA
- a CDS encoding polysaccharide biosynthesis C-terminal domain-containing protein, which produces MNIVKRRKLLINAFILTFTTVTLGFINTGFRVYISNEIGAEGMGLYQLIMSIHIMTSTFAISGIRVTTTRLIAEELGKNNRANIKKIMNRAFVYSLFFSSLTTFVIYNSSEFIAIKFIGDERTIFPLKILALSLPFIGICSCLHGYFYGMRKIVKSITSDILEVSSSMIIIITFLGLYLPKGLDYTCILVAIAMTVANILAAVYSYILYLFEKKSGFRRIDSTSSNCSLLTISKIAFPIACSAYIQTGLRTLEDILIPNALRQFGSTTSASLSIFGMIKGMVLPILCFPSIFLASFSTLIIPEIAEAKALNQTNRVNSIISRVFKFTLMIAVFASGLFIIYSKEMGITIYNSAKVGDMMRILAPLIPFMYLDRVVDGSLNALDQQVSTLKYNLIDMSVRIALIFFVIPKKGIEGFILVLFVGTLLNATLSINKLLKVTKLDFLIGDWILKPAISVTLSATIVKYIFDVTNIKTLIIPQVLLVILFYFIFLILFKSIRKNDVMWFINAFRKDINPTKISDVGFYKFYNNM; this is translated from the coding sequence ATGAACATAGTTAAAAGAAGAAAACTTTTAATAAATGCGTTTATTTTAACGTTTACCACCGTTACACTGGGATTTATAAATACTGGATTTCGAGTGTATATTTCTAATGAAATTGGTGCTGAAGGTATGGGGTTATATCAACTTATAATGAGTATTCATATAATGACTTCTACTTTTGCCATATCTGGTATTAGAGTAACTACCACTAGGCTTATAGCTGAAGAACTTGGAAAAAATAACAGAGCTAATATAAAAAAAATTATGAATAGAGCCTTTGTATATAGTCTTTTCTTCAGTTCTTTAACTACATTTGTAATTTACAATAGTTCAGAGTTTATAGCTATAAAATTTATCGGAGATGAAAGAACTATATTCCCTCTAAAAATATTAGCTTTAAGTTTACCTTTTATCGGTATTTGCTCTTGTCTTCATGGATATTTCTATGGAATGAGAAAAATTGTAAAAAGTATAACTTCAGATATTCTTGAAGTATCTTCATCAATGATAATAATAATAACTTTTTTAGGTTTATATTTGCCTAAAGGTCTTGATTATACTTGTATTTTAGTAGCTATAGCTATGACTGTGGCTAATATACTAGCAGCTGTTTATTCTTACATTCTATATTTATTTGAAAAAAAATCCGGATTTAGGCGCATTGATAGTACTAGTTCTAATTGTAGTTTATTGACTATTTCCAAAATAGCTTTTCCTATTGCTTGTAGCGCTTATATACAAACAGGCCTTAGGACTTTAGAAGATATTTTAATACCAAATGCTCTTAGACAATTTGGTTCTACTACTTCTGCTTCTTTATCTATATTTGGTATGATTAAGGGTATGGTACTTCCTATTCTCTGCTTTCCATCTATATTTTTAGCTTCATTTTCTACGCTAATAATACCTGAAATAGCCGAAGCTAAAGCACTTAATCAAACTAATCGAGTAAATAGTATAATATCTAGAGTTTTTAAATTTACACTTATGATAGCAGTGTTTGCATCAGGACTTTTTATTATATACTCTAAAGAAATGGGCATTACTATATATAATAGCGCTAAAGTTGGAGATATGATGAGAATTCTTGCTCCTTTGATACCTTTTATGTATCTAGATAGAGTTGTTGATGGTAGTTTAAATGCTCTTGACCAACAAGTTAGTACATTAAAATATAACCTTATAGATATGAGTGTTAGAATTGCATTAATATTTTTTGTAATCCCTAAAAAGGGTATTGAAGGTTTTATATTAGTATTATTTGTTGGTACTTTACTAAATGCAACTTTAAGTATAAATAAACTATTAAAAGTTACAAAACTTGATTTTCTTATAGGTGATTGGATTTTAAAACCAGCCATATCCGTTACTTTATCTGCTACTATAGTAAAATATATTTTTGATGTTACAAATATAAAGACTCTAATTATACCACAAGTATTGTTAGTTATTTTGTTTTATTTTATATTTTTAATATTGTTTAAATCTATAAGAAAAAATGATGTTATGTGGTTTATAAATGCTTTTAGAAAGGATATAAATCCTACTAAAATTAGTGACGTAGGTTTTTATAAATTTTACAATAATATGTAA
- a CDS encoding TetR/AcrR family transcriptional regulator, translating to MKPNNMKENILLTATDLMIKNGIKNTSLADIAKAVDISKGTLYYHYSSKDDLISDIANMHLMAITNAALDCVCNIDSDASNEQMINLIMDKISTIEGRGRIHMYILCEAITSNDDLREEIKLKYIEWRNTIKSELIKTNKKDAEALSFLLVSIIDGLVVQGLLKTEKIPYESIANFLVSRFI from the coding sequence ATGAAACCAAATAATATGAAAGAAAATATTTTGCTTACTGCAACAGATTTGATGATTAAAAATGGTATTAAAAATACAAGCCTAGCAGATATAGCAAAAGCTGTTGATATAAGTAAAGGAACTTTGTATTATCATTATTCTTCTAAAGATGATTTAATATCAGATATAGCCAACATGCATTTAATGGCTATTACAAATGCTGCTCTTGATTGCGTATGTAATATAGATTCTGATGCTTCTAACGAGCAAATGATAAATCTTATAATGGATAAAATATCAACTATTGAAGGAAGAGGCAGAATTCACATGTATATACTTTGTGAAGCTATAACTAGTAATGATGATTTAAGAGAAGAAATAAAACTTAAATATATTGAATGGAGAAATACCATTAAATCAGAGCTTATAAAAACTAATAAAAAAGATGCAGAAGCTCTTTCTTTTTTATTGGTATCTATAATAGATGGTTTAGTTGTACAAGGTTTATTAAAAACAGAAAAAATACCATATGAATCTATAGCTAACTTTTTGGTTAGTCGTTTTATATAA
- a CDS encoding RelA/SpoT domain-containing protein — MINKTDFLNSYNISEDFLIENSINWNNLVDIYEDFKNYRKSYETQAELIANILRAHKKVHSVKTRVKDEEHLLEKVIRKTPDRRKKYGEDFNFTVSNYKQEITDLLGIRVIHIFKEDWEEIHDFISLMWSVNEIVANVREGDNTKQFEELGIEVCSRISGYRSVHYLIESYPTTQRVISEIQVRTIFEEGYGEIDHQLRYSLSEIPELLEQNLMLLNRIAGSSDEMASLINMLSKSFDEMDIRKCRLDIKKEKMLALKKKIEINKEMSDIKKLELIRDIDEILR; from the coding sequence ATGATTAATAAAACAGACTTTTTAAATAGTTACAATATAAGTGAAGATTTTTTAATCGAAAATAGCATAAATTGGAATAATTTAGTAGATATATATGAGGACTTTAAAAATTATAGAAAAAGTTATGAAACGCAAGCTGAACTAATAGCAAATATATTAAGGGCACATAAAAAAGTACACTCAGTTAAAACTAGGGTTAAAGATGAAGAGCACTTATTAGAGAAAGTAATAAGAAAAACACCAGACAGAAGAAAAAAGTATGGAGAAGATTTTAATTTTACTGTATCAAATTATAAACAAGAAATAACAGATTTATTAGGAATAAGAGTTATACATATATTTAAGGAAGATTGGGAAGAAATACATGATTTTATAAGCCTTATGTGGAGTGTTAATGAAATAGTAGCAAATGTTAGAGAAGGGGACAATACTAAGCAGTTTGAAGAATTGGGTATAGAAGTATGCTCAAGAATATCGGGGTATAGATCAGTACATTATCTTATAGAATCTTACCCTACAACACAAAGGGTTATATCGGAGATACAAGTTAGAACTATATTTGAAGAAGGTTATGGAGAAATAGATCATCAACTTAGATATTCATTAAGCGAAATACCAGAGTTATTAGAACAAAATTTAATGTTATTAAATAGGATAGCAGGAAGTTCTGATGAAATGGCATCTCTTATAAATATGTTAAGTAAAAGTTTCGATGAAATGGACATAAGAAAATGTAGACTAGATATAAAAAAAGAGAAAATGTTAGCACTAAAAAAGAAAATAGAAATTAATAAAGAAATGAGTGACATTAAAAAATTAGAACTTATAAGAGATATAGATGAAATTTTAAGGTAA
- a CDS encoding ferredoxin produces MKAFVDKDVCIGCGACVGICPEVFDMDNDGLAVAIEGEISEDLQESAQEACEGCPVSAITIE; encoded by the coding sequence ATGAAAGCATTTGTAGATAAAGACGTATGTATAGGATGTGGAGCATGTGTAGGAATATGCCCAGAAGTATTTGATATGGATAATGATGGATTAGCAGTAGCTATAGAAGGAGAAATAAGTGAGGATTTACAAGAAAGTGCACAAGAAGCATGTGAAGGATGTCCAGTAAGTGCAATAACAATTGAATAG
- the asnS gene encoding asparagine--tRNA ligase codes for MQKEFIEIKDLYRKKEEYVGKTVNVAGWIRLSRASKNFGFIELNDGSFFKNMQIVIAEDKLENFKEISKLPISSSILVEGELVSTEGAKQPVEIHATKVVVEGESDSSYPLQKKRHTLEYLRTIAHLRPRSNTFSAVFRVRSLAAYAIHKFFQDRNFVYAHSPIITGSDCEGAGEMFRITTMDLNNIPKNEEGNIDYSKDFFGKEANLTVSGQLNAEIMALAFRNVYTFGPTFRAENSFTQRHASEFWMIEPEICFADLEDNMELAEDMIKYVINYVMENAPEEMEFFNNFIDKGLLDRLNNVVNSEFKRLTYTDAVKILQESGHEFEYPVNWGDDLQTEHERYLTEQIFKAPVFVTDYPKDIKAFYMRMNEDGKTVRAMDLLVPGVGEIVGGSQREEREEKLLERIEEMGLNKEDYWWYLELRKFGTATHSGFGLGFERIIMYMTGMSNIRDVIPFPRTPKNAEF; via the coding sequence ATGCAAAAAGAATTTATAGAAATTAAAGACTTGTACAGAAAAAAAGAAGAGTATGTAGGTAAAACTGTAAATGTAGCTGGATGGATAAGATTATCTAGAGCATCTAAAAACTTTGGATTTATAGAGTTAAATGATGGAAGTTTCTTTAAGAACATGCAAATAGTAATAGCAGAAGATAAATTAGAGAATTTCAAAGAAATATCTAAATTACCAATAAGTTCATCAATACTTGTAGAAGGAGAATTAGTATCAACAGAAGGTGCTAAGCAACCAGTTGAAATACATGCTACTAAAGTAGTAGTAGAAGGAGAATCAGATTCTTCATATCCATTACAAAAGAAAAGACATACATTAGAGTATCTAAGAACAATAGCTCACTTAAGACCAAGAAGTAACACTTTCTCTGCTGTATTTAGAGTAAGAAGTTTAGCAGCATACGCTATACATAAGTTCTTCCAAGATAGAAACTTCGTGTATGCACATTCTCCAATCATAACAGGAAGTGACTGTGAGGGTGCAGGAGAAATGTTTAGAATAACTACTATGGATTTAAACAACATACCTAAGAATGAAGAAGGAAATATAGACTATTCTAAAGACTTCTTTGGGAAAGAAGCTAACTTAACAGTTAGTGGTCAATTAAATGCAGAAATAATGGCACTTGCATTTAGAAATGTTTATACATTTGGACCAACTTTTAGAGCTGAAAACTCATTTACTCAAAGACATGCATCAGAATTCTGGATGATAGAACCTGAAATATGTTTTGCAGACTTAGAAGACAATATGGAACTTGCTGAAGACATGATAAAATACGTAATAAACTACGTAATGGAAAATGCTCCAGAAGAAATGGAATTCTTCAATAACTTTATAGACAAAGGATTATTAGATAGATTAAACAACGTAGTAAACTCTGAATTTAAGAGACTTACTTATACAGATGCTGTTAAAATATTACAAGAAAGCGGACATGAATTTGAATACCCAGTTAATTGGGGAGATGATCTTCAAACAGAACATGAAAGATATTTAACAGAACAAATATTTAAAGCTCCAGTATTTGTTACTGATTATCCAAAGGACATAAAAGCATTCTATATGAGAATGAATGAAGATGGAAAGACTGTTAGAGCAATGGACTTATTAGTTCCAGGAGTAGGAGAAATAGTTGGAGGTTCTCAAAGAGAAGAAAGAGAAGAAAAACTATTAGAAAGAATAGAAGAAATGGGATTAAACAAGGAAGATTACTGGTGGTACTTAGAACTTAGAAAGTTCGGAACAGCTACTCACTCAGGATTTGGACTAGGATTTGAAAGAATAATAATGTACATGACAGGAATGTCTAATATAAGAGACGTAATACCATTCCCAAGAACTCCTAAAAATGCTGAATTCTAA